Proteins from a genomic interval of Diaphorobacter sp. HDW4A:
- a CDS encoding tripartite tricarboxylate transporter substrate binding protein → MIKRRTSSAYIHVTLAGLGCMFASATLAQGYPTKPIQLVVPFSAGGDADMAARNLSAAAQIVLGQPVIVLNKAGANGAIGATFVKDSSADGYTLLVGRIGSQVLLPALQPRTTPYQWKDFTYIGLLELNPVVCVVHPESAYRSLADLANALKAQPGKLNYSHSGPATVQNLAPQLFFASLNMRPDAAINVPYKGGNEVAMAVITKDVDFACNNLSSMTGLLSGGKLRALVTTTPERLSQFPEIPTAREAGFSQLEAVIGWSALVGPPKMNPDAVKKWADALKQVAKNQKWVAGNANFGGIPHVLSPEETEKYVSNSFSTYADLVRKAGLETQ, encoded by the coding sequence ATGATCAAGCGACGCACTTCGTCAGCGTATATCCACGTCACTCTCGCCGGTCTGGGCTGTATGTTCGCGTCTGCAACTCTCGCGCAAGGTTATCCAACCAAACCCATCCAACTGGTGGTTCCCTTCAGTGCCGGAGGCGATGCAGACATGGCGGCACGCAATCTCTCCGCCGCAGCCCAGATCGTTCTTGGTCAACCCGTCATTGTCCTTAACAAGGCCGGAGCCAATGGAGCCATCGGTGCAACCTTCGTGAAGGACTCCTCCGCAGACGGGTACACCCTTCTTGTAGGCCGCATCGGCTCGCAGGTTCTGCTTCCCGCGCTCCAACCCAGAACGACGCCATACCAATGGAAGGATTTCACCTACATTGGTCTACTTGAACTGAACCCCGTGGTATGCGTGGTGCATCCGGAGAGCGCCTACCGATCCCTCGCAGACCTTGCAAACGCATTGAAGGCACAGCCTGGCAAGCTGAACTACAGCCACTCCGGACCCGCTACCGTACAGAATCTCGCACCCCAACTATTCTTTGCCAGCCTGAACATGAGACCAGACGCAGCCATCAACGTTCCTTACAAGGGTGGCAACGAAGTGGCAATGGCAGTCATCACCAAGGATGTGGACTTCGCCTGCAATAACCTCAGTTCAATGACGGGTCTGCTGAGCGGTGGCAAGCTGCGCGCGTTGGTCACCACAACGCCTGAACGACTCTCGCAGTTTCCAGAAATTCCCACTGCGCGCGAGGCTGGCTTTTCACAATTGGAAGCCGTCATCGGCTGGAGTGCGCTGGTGGGCCCGCCAAAGATGAACCCAGACGCCGTGAAGAAGTGGGCGGATGCGCTCAAACAGGTGGCTAAGAATCAGAAGTGGGTCGCTGGCAACGCCAATTTCGGAGGCATTCCACACGTTCTGAGCCCCGAGGAAACCGAGAAATACGTGAGCAACAGCTTTTCCACCTATGCCGATCTGGTGCGAAAGGCCGGTCTCGAAACGCAATAA
- a CDS encoding thiamine pyrophosphate-binding protein has product MLGSQLVITALKRHHVTTIFSLSGNQIMPLYDACIDAGIRIVHVRHEAAAVFMADAWAQVTGEIGVAMLTAGPGITNGVAPLYSAAQAESPVLLISGDSSTAEDGLGAFQEMDQTAITSPLTKISYRPTSAAELARCVDEVISIALNPRRGPVHLALPFDLLTQESGIHRLPDVTPSLALPSLSTLDQTALHDVLANAERPLILAGPTWARAHMHATRSKLETALQLPIVPMESPRGLKDPSCGDLAGLIAQADVIVLAGKVLDFTLAFGRNPTFHADARIVVIDPDTHVLDRSRRMLGTRLHSALQSDPAMALQALGEASLQPKRADWIRQASDSLASRAIPNAVRPPFGALSPQALCEAVQEFLGGANDPILICDGGEFGQWAQAFCNAPIRVINGMSGAIGGGICYAIAAKIARPQSTVVALMGDGTSGFHFMEMDTAVREQASFVAIIGNDLRWNAEHLIQMRTYGKERLLGCELAESARYHEAATALGALGANAHTAAEVTHFLRTLHEASKAVPLCINVAIDGQAAPVFSGSLNASSSH; this is encoded by the coding sequence ATGCTTGGATCCCAACTGGTCATCACCGCACTCAAGCGACACCACGTCACGACCATCTTCAGTTTGTCCGGAAACCAGATCATGCCGCTGTATGACGCATGCATTGATGCAGGCATCCGGATCGTTCATGTACGCCACGAAGCTGCTGCGGTGTTCATGGCAGATGCATGGGCCCAAGTCACCGGCGAAATCGGTGTGGCAATGCTCACGGCAGGGCCCGGCATTACAAATGGCGTGGCTCCGTTGTATTCGGCAGCACAGGCTGAAAGCCCGGTACTGCTCATCTCGGGGGATTCATCCACCGCTGAAGATGGTCTCGGCGCATTTCAGGAAATGGATCAGACCGCGATCACCAGTCCACTCACAAAGATTTCGTACCGCCCGACCAGTGCAGCAGAACTGGCACGCTGCGTAGATGAAGTGATCTCTATCGCACTCAACCCGCGACGCGGCCCCGTGCACTTGGCTCTGCCGTTTGACTTATTGACTCAGGAGTCCGGCATCCATCGGCTCCCTGATGTGACACCTTCACTTGCACTTCCATCACTGAGCACACTAGATCAAACGGCCCTGCATGACGTACTGGCCAACGCAGAACGCCCGCTGATTCTGGCGGGCCCCACATGGGCCCGTGCACATATGCATGCAACGCGGAGCAAGCTGGAAACCGCACTTCAACTGCCTATCGTGCCAATGGAGAGCCCGCGCGGGCTCAAAGATCCATCTTGCGGTGATCTGGCCGGATTGATCGCACAAGCGGATGTCATCGTGTTGGCAGGAAAGGTGCTTGATTTCACACTCGCTTTCGGCCGCAATCCTACATTCCACGCGGATGCGCGTATCGTCGTGATCGACCCCGACACACATGTTCTGGACAGATCACGTCGCATGCTCGGCACCCGATTGCACTCCGCGCTTCAATCAGATCCAGCGATGGCCCTGCAAGCACTTGGCGAGGCATCCCTTCAACCCAAGCGCGCCGACTGGATTCGACAAGCCAGCGACTCGCTTGCCAGCAGAGCCATCCCGAACGCAGTGAGGCCCCCTTTCGGAGCGCTGTCCCCGCAAGCCTTGTGTGAAGCGGTCCAAGAATTTCTAGGCGGCGCGAACGACCCCATTCTTATATGCGATGGAGGTGAATTCGGGCAATGGGCACAGGCCTTCTGCAACGCCCCAATCCGCGTCATCAACGGGATGTCCGGAGCCATCGGTGGAGGCATCTGCTACGCCATCGCCGCAAAAATAGCCCGTCCCCAATCAACCGTTGTCGCGCTGATGGGTGATGGAACAAGCGGTTTTCACTTCATGGAGATGGACACCGCAGTCCGTGAGCAGGCCTCCTTCGTCGCGATCATCGGCAACGACCTTCGCTGGAATGCTGAGCATCTGATTCAGATGAGAACGTACGGAAAAGAACGTCTCCTCGGTTGCGAGCTGGCTGAATCCGCCCGCTACCACGAAGCTGCAACAGCACTAGGAGCCCTCGGAGCCAACGCACACACCGCAGCAGAAGTGACGCACTTTCTGCGCACTTTGCACGAAGCATCCAAGGCAGTGCCACTTTGCATCAATGTCGCCATAGATGGTCAGGCAGCTCCCGTTTTCAGCGGCAGTTTGAACGCATCAAGCTCGCACTGA